The sequence ttgctaatatattataattttattgatttgtaaaataattgttgccGTTTATAGGTTTAGATATTTTCCTAAGAAACCAACACAAAGATCTCGCAAAATAAAACCGGGTGATCCATTTAGTGAATTTGTAATTCCTTATGTAAAGTAAGTATTCTTGTAGAAtatatgtgtttgtgtgttCATTGTTAACAAGTAaccaatgttaatatttaaataataaatgtttgtagTGAGATGAGGCGATTCAAAAAATTTCCCTCAGCAATATTAAATTGGTTGGAAAATCCAATCTCTGAAGATACagattatgaattaattttagaactcatttattacatttgtaataataaagatGATGGTGCAATACTTGTGTTTCTTTCTGGATGGgatcaaatatcaaaaatgactaaaattttaaaagataaaggCTTTGGAAATACATgtaaagtatattgtataaatttagaatatcatagtttgtttttatacaattgtgtgcactattctttttttttcagctCGGTATATACTAATTCCTTTGCATTCCATGTTACCTACTGTATCTCAAAAATCTGTCTTTGAATCACCACCTCgaggtaaattttaattatttaaattatttaattatatttttgtataattttataattataataggtgttCGTAAGATAATACTATCTACAAACATAGCAGAAACTTCAGTTACTATAGATGACGTAGTTTATGTAATTGATAATGGTCGGATGAAGTTGAAAGGATTTGATGCAGAAAATAATATTGGAACTCTCAATGAAGAATGGGTGAGCTTAGCTAATTCTAGACAACGTCGAGGTAGAGCAGGTCGTGTGAGACCTGGTATTTGCTATCATTTATACTCAAAAGGGCGCGAAAGATCGTTTAATGATTATGTGTTACCTGAGATGATGCGGACAAGCTTAGAAGAAGTAATACTTCAAGCTAAAATATTACAAGTTGGTATGGTAACACCTTTCTTGGAGAAAGTAATGAATCCACCAGAAACCAAAACTCTTGAAGTAGCTTTAAAAGTATGTTATggcttattttacattattaaatgtactataataaatatttgttttatagctATTGATAGATTTGAATGCTTTGGACGAAAAAGAAAATCTTACTCCATTAGGTTTTCATTTAGCAAAGTTACCAATCGGGCCATTGGAAGGTAAAATGATTATCCTAGGTGCTATGTTTAGTTGCCTGAGTCCAATAATGACAATTGCTgctagtttaaattttaaagatccTTTTGTCATGCcagtaagtaatttatttattacattatttggtACTACTTAtacttgtttattaaaattattttttattatataggcaaACAAAGAATATCAATGTCgcgaaataaaaaaagaaatggaCGAAGGACACCAAAGTGATCATCTTATGGTCACGAGAGCAATGAGTAAATTTTTATTAGCAAAACAAGAGAATAGAGCATGGGAGTTTTGTAGAGAAAATTTTCTTATGTTCAATACAATGAATATGTTGCACGAACTAAAATCTCAATACGCTAAATATTTATGTGATCTGGGATTTATTAAAACACCCAGTTATACAGATTCTGAATACAATAAGAATTCAAATAATGTTAAGCTGTTGAAGTGTGTACTAGCTGCTGGTTTGTGTCCCAATATTGCTGTTTCtaagtaagtaaaataaatatatttaaaatgtttttaaaacagtataatataatatgatttattaattaataattattactttaaagcCCCAAGATTAAAACAAATGGccgtaaattttcaaaatttattactGCTGAAGATGGAAAAGTTGAAATTCATCCAAAGTCTGTGAATTCAATTGATAGTTACTATGAAAgtcctttattattataccacacAAAACTAAAGACCACTTCAATATTTTTGCACGATACCACAATGATTTATCCATTTCCTGTGGTGCTGTTTGCAAAAAGTCTTAAAATAACTGGTGAAAAAACTGACCATGTTACTTTTAGTCTTAACCCTCAAATAAATTTCACTTGTTGTAGTAGAACAGCAGTTTTTATAAaggtgaatataaaatttttaattattaataatattgtaaattacaacattaaaatatactacattaatttgtttattattattaggtattgattaaaattattacatattattgattaCTTGATTGTATTAGTTTTATCACATTAAtggtttaaacaatattttttattcaaatacattcATTCAATacaatctattataattattaactaccacatatctttaatttatttttattttttagcaagTAAGAAGAAGATTGAAGTGGTTGATTGACCATTTGATGTCGCATCCTGaagaaataagttttaattcaaattcaGGAAGTGGAAAAGCGCTCaggtaaatattacaatatttaataaattatgtacctatacttaaatattcaatgaaacaattttattgtcatggattaattattgaactatcttttggtataatatgacatttttgaaaaaaaattaaataaaatcagttttggctaatttattatttacatacatttaatatttaaagtttaaacttaaaacaaatgaataaattcttatatttttttaccttctcaacagttaaaaatattaagtgatCAGTAAGGTAGTCTGTCAATATGAAAAatgcatatacaatataaatatttatatttatatttaataatatttttacattgggCATagtagaaatttaataataataattatattacatgtttatttaatacatatattaaggGCTGATAAATTATCTATGATATtctatattcttatatattattagtgattttttattttgatgttcTAGTTAATTacaacttaattaaatattatagaatacaatAGATACTATTGAACCTAGGCGTAAAATTTTGGGTGCTAGGCCCCTTGTcccctataataatattctaagttATGctcatgttattaaataatacacaaaaatgTTGGGGTTgtctaagtaataaaaaaacacaaagtGAACAGCTTTATAGAaatgatttttatgattttaatagtgattataaatattctCTATTtgtctgtaaaatatattttacatattagaaaaattgtattcaataatacaattttaattcaacttaaatttaaatataatatttgtttagaatttttttacactttgtctaaaataagttaaatatttattttttttaatctgtctGATGTGATTACTCATTTGGATCTTACAATAgctcatattattaaacttattaatgcTTTTTGAACATTcagttaataaaattgatataaaacaaatttaccatatttttattttgcatttcttttaaatattttttattactttatttataataaatccatggttaaaaaataattaaaattagctTACAATaacttttagatttaataatcaatttaactatgattcacaaataaattatttgttttattaattaataaatgtattatttttttagtcattgtattttaaaataataatttattaaaaatatattatttttaatatacatttaaatgaataattttaaaattgtttataattgaaCCActaattatcttaaattatttttcagactTGTTGTTGATCTCGTATCCGCAGAAGAACATCCTGGTACATTAGAATTTccttttatgttttaattttaatttatcaacatttgtatttattgatattgtaaaatttataaaaagtaacttctaatatattatgatattattttggttaatatattgtatgttttttaattaattacttactaAGGGACTTAGTGCCAATGTAAATGTTGTccatgaacattttattaaaacaatgattCTGTCTTGTAGAATTAATTGCTTTTTTAAtggtgttaaatattttgtatttctataTATGGATTATACTGTTTcatctatattaattaaaatacaaatggtaaaaacaatttaagttgACATCTCAAATCTCAATCTGAGAGTCTGAAATGCTCCTCTTGTGCCATACATATTGGATTTCACGATGTTCAATCTATGGCTGTATGGCCTAAGAAACAACTTGTTGGTCGggtattagtaatttattcatattaataatcatcatcATTACAATTAAACCAACATAAAAGATATCAATAGATATGTTTATAATGGAATATTGTTGATATTACTTTCATagtttaactaattaaaatatatcagcaAAGCCCCTTgtgtttataattaacaattttacacaatacatttaaattattataattaaatatgagtgattggataattattatgttgttttaaatacttcgaagtttgaatattattgttcaaatataagtattttttcatatttttatttaaacctttaaatacaattttttttttttagttcaagcCAAGTCTTATATCTCAAACTTATTACACtagtattttatatgtttattgcaaatgcattattaattactaaattacattattatgatgttatagTGCTGTACCCTGTACAATatcttataataggtatgtaaatataattattcacacCAGCTGAGAAAATTGAATGATAAGTATGCAGTGTTCTaaatttgtatagtttattGCAGCCCCCCTcgaaatatcaagaaaataaaaaaattatattaatttttaatggtctatgaaaatcgctacaaaaatcttaaattgtattttacaaaatttgatgAGCCCCTCCGAAAAAATTCCTAGCTACGTCACTGATtgattgtacctatatactgtGCCCGGCAAGAGAATGTGCCGATTCTGCGCAACTCCCCCGCGTCAATCTGTTATAGAAACT is a genomic window of Rhopalosiphum padi isolate XX-2018 chromosome 4, ASM2088224v1, whole genome shotgun sequence containing:
- the LOC132930816 gene encoding ATP-dependent DNA/RNA helicase DHX36-like; translation: MPPMKPFRINKQTGPKDKNKGPRQQSKSSSSKNNRDEDDFFLDNGGPSNINDKQKSRLSHPPHLKGREIGLWHARKQASLKEDEEMLDMARPKVKPPSHLRGRELDMWHKEQNRLWQKSKKKEQQKELGKCFIKLRIDGIARMEMDLLKLEEELPIPDENIKSIPCIITGSKLNTKDYSNHNYRALNLLTLKDEDVDENAEYIIDRYKKLEDSNFKRKFLDNITGSMEENLVASIQSNMKLQNDESKNAFLRNELENKRKSAKYRSMCEIRKKLPSYSKKDEILELVHRNQVILISGETGCGKTTQMAQFILDDAIMSGRGSTCRIVCTQPRRISAISVAERVADERAERIGEASVGYQIRLERKLGREYGSILFCTTGILLQHIQRDSALNYYSHIIIDEIHERDTISDFTLTILKSIIPVRPDIKVILMSATLNAAAFSKYYNDCPSLNIPGFTYPVEELYLEDIYTLNRFRYFPKKPTQRSRKIKPGDPFSEFVIPYVNEMRRFKKFPSAILNWLENPISEDTDYELILELIYYICNNKDDGAILVFLSGWDQISKMTKILKDKGFGNTSRYILIPLHSMLPTVSQKSVFESPPRGVRKIILSTNIAETSVTIDDVVYVIDNGRMKLKGFDAENNIGTLNEEWVSLANSRQRRGRAGRVRPGICYHLYSKGRERSFNDYVLPEMMRTSLEEVILQAKILQVGMVTPFLEKVMNPPETKTLEVALKLLIDLNALDEKENLTPLGFHLAKLPIGPLEGKMIILGAMFSCLSPIMTIAASLNFKDPFVMPANKEYQCREIKKEMDEGHQSDHLMVTRAMSKFLLAKQENRAWEFCRENFLMFNTMNMLHELKSQYAKYLCDLGFIKTPSYTDSEYNKNSNNVKLLKCVLAAGLCPNIAVSNPKIKTNGRKFSKFITAEDGKVEIHPKSVNSIDSYYESPLLLYHTKLKTTSIFLHDTTMIYPFPVVLFAKSLKITGEKTDHVTFSLNPQINFTCCSRTAVFIKQVRRRLKWLIDHLMSHPEEISFNSNSGSGKALRLVVDLVSAEEHPGTLEFPFMF